Proteins from a genomic interval of Lemur catta isolate mLemCat1 chromosome 17, mLemCat1.pri, whole genome shotgun sequence:
- the ADRA2C gene encoding alpha-2C adrenergic receptor: MASPALAAALAAAAAVAGPNVSGAGEGGSGANASGATWGPPPGQYSAGAVAGLAAVVGFLIVFTVVGNVLVVIAVLTSRALRAPQNLFLVSLASADILVATLVMPFSLANELMAYWYFGQVWCGVYLALDVLFCTSSIVHLCAISLDRYWSVTQAVEYNLKRTPRRVKATIVAVWLISAVISFPPLVSLYRQPDGAAYPQCGLNDETWYILSSCIGSFFAPCLIMGLVYARIYRVAKLRTRTLSEKRAPAGPDGASPTTENGLGAAAGTGENGHCAPPRADVEPDESSAAAERRRRRGALRRGGRRRAGAEGGAGGTDGPGPGPAAGAAESGALAAARSPGPGGRLSRASSRSVEFFLSRRRRARSSVCRRKVAQAREKRFTFVLAVVMGVFVLCWFPFFFSYSLYGICREACQVPRPLFKFFFWIGYCNSSLNPVIYTVFNQDFRRSFKHILFRRRRRGFRQ; the protein is encoded by the coding sequence ATGGCGTCCCCGGCGCTGGCGGCGgcgctggcggcggcggcggcggtggcgggcCCCAATGTGAGCGGCGCCGGCGAGGGGGGCAGCGGCGCCAACGCCTCGGGGGCTACCTGGGGGCCGCCGCCCGGCCAGTACTCGGCGGGCGCCGTGGCGGGGCTGGCGGCCGTGGTGGGCTTCCTCATCGTCTTCACCGTGGTGGGCAACGTGCTGGTGGTGATCGCCGTGCTGACTAGCCGGGCGCTGCGCGCGCCACAGAACCTCTTCTTGGTGTCGCTGGCCTCGGCTGACATCCTGGTGGCCACGCTGGTCATGCCCTTCTCGCTGGCCAACGAGCTCATGGCCTACTGGTACTTCGGGCAGGTGTGGTGCGGTGTGTACCTGGCGCTCGATGTGCTCTTCTGCACCTCGTCCATCGTGCACCTGTGCGCCATCAGCCTGGACCGCTACTGGTCTGTGACGCAGGCCGTCGAGTACAACCTGAAGCGCACGCCACGCCGCGTCAAGGCCACCATCGTGGCCGTGTGGCTCATCTCGGCGGTCATCTCCTTCCCGCCGCTCGTCTCGCTCTACCGCCAGCCCGACGGCGCCGCCTATCCGCAGTGCGGCCTCAACGACGAGACCTGGTACATCCTGTCCTCCTGCATCGGCTCCTTCTTCGCGCCCTGCCTCATCATGGGCCTGGTCTACGCGCGCATCTACCGAGTGGCCAAGCTGCGCACGCGCACGCTCAGCGAGAAGCGCGCTCCCGCGGGCCCCGACGGCGCGTCCCCGACCACGGAGAACGGGCTGGGCGCGGCGGCGGGAACGGGCGAGAACGGGCACTGCGCGCCCCCGCGCGCCGACGTGGAGCCGGACGAGAGCAGTGCGGCGGCCGagcggcggcggcgccggggCGCGctgcggcggggcgggcggcggcgcgCGGGCGCCGAGGGGGGCGCGGGCGGCACCGACGGGCCGGGACCCGGGCCAGCGGCAGGGGCTGCCGAGTCGGGGGCGCTGGCGGCCGCCAGGTCCCCGGGGCCGGGCGGGCGCCTGTCGCGCGCCAGCTCACGCTCCGTCGAGTTCTTCCTGTCGCGCCGGCGCCGGGCGCGCAGCAGCGTGTGCCGCCGCAAGGTGGCCCAGGCGCGCGAGAAGCGCTTCACCTTCGTGCTGGCCGTGGTCATGGGAGTGTTCGTGCTCTGCTGGTTCCCCTTCTTCTTCAGCTACAGCCTGTACGGCATCTGCCGCGAGGCCTGCCAGGTGCCTCGCCCGCTCTTCAAGTTCTTCTTCTGGATCGGCTACTGCAACAGTTCGCTCAACCCGGTCATCTACACCGTCTTCAACCAGGACTTCCGGCGTTCCTTCAAGCACATCCTCTTCCGACGGAGGAGAAGGGGCTTCAGGCAGTGA